CGACCTTCGTCATCAAGTCTAACGACTTTCGTCATCAAGTTTAACGACTTTTTTGGAGGGATTCATCGAGAACTCCTGGCTATGGAGGAAGAGGGGAAAAAGCAAGGATTCGATGTAAGCTATATGAAAGATGCTTACATCGAATCCTTGAGAGTTGATATTTATCAAGCTTTACGCTTTAGTTTTGTATCCTACCGTAATGAGCTTGTTTGAAAGATTTGACGACAATGTCACGTTTCTTCGCTCCATCCATAATCTTCTTTGATAGGTTGATGACATCTTCCTTCGATATCTTTTCGATATCCTCTGAAGAGAAATCAGACTTGATAGAAGGCACTTCTCCCGTCTCTACATAAGTATTGAGAAGGACAATCCAAAGGAGAGGATTTTCAGATGGATCTTGAGCATTTTCACGACTTTCGAGGATCATTGGGACATGGACTTTTTTGAACTCATCGTTGGTGAACTTACCTGCGATGATGTCTTCCAATATCTGATAAGTCTTATCCTTCAAGTCCTTAACCTTGTCTTTTTCGGTACTGAACCTGATACCCAATGTTTCAGAAGGCTGAGGCAAGTGAGTGTAAGACGTGTTTACTCCGATACTGTAAGTGCCGCCATCTTTTTCTCTCAACTCCGCAAAGAGTCGATTTTGTAAGATGCCTTCAAGTATTTTCAGTGCCGCAACCTCGCTCTTAGAGAGCTCTTTAGAGTTAGAGAACGACAACTCTACCTCGCCCGAATCTCCTTCTTTCTCTACGTAAAATTCCTTTACGATCTCCTTTTCGGGAGAAGAGAAGTCCATGTAGCGTACTTTTTCACGCTGGCTTACCGGCTTCCCCGGAAGTGATGCGATGTAGCGTTGGACAAGCTCCTTGGCTCTCTCTTCGGAAATGTCTCCGATGACACAGAATGTAAATTCTCCTGCATTTCCAAAGCGTCCTTCAAATAAACGATACAGGTCGTCGTACTTCATCTTGTCGAAGAACGCAGTGTTTTCTTCAGGGTTGTATAATGACGCCGGGTAGAGTAGGGCATTGATGGAATCTTGTACCGCTGTCATACCAGCTGTGCCACGACCATTGAATATGTGTCTCTTGCGCTCTACAAATCTATTGAAGTCTTCTCGTTCGAAGCGATGCTTCGAGAGGATGAGATGTACATACTTAAAGAAGTCTTCTGCGGCTTCGACGGCAGAGTTGCCACCCAAGCCTTCGGTATAGTCTGTCAAAGAAAGTGATACCTCAAACTTCTTGTCTTTTACCCAGTTGTGTAGCTGATTACGGTTGTACTTATACAGCCCCGATCTCATCAGCAGAGACTGCATCGCTGAGTATGAAGGGAGGTCTTCCGGCTCAATGACAGAACGTCCTCCTTCACTTGAGGCAACGAAGTAGAACATGCCTGACATTTCAGGGACATTTTTATACACAACTCGCCCTCCATTGGCAAGCGTCCATTCCTTGGCATCAAGTCCCTTGATGACCTTATCTGAGATGATCTTACCTTGAGGTATCTCATAATCTATGAGCTGAGCAGGTATGGGATCTATCTTGACAGGCTTCATGGTAGGGGCAGCCTTCACTTTCGCTAGGATCCTATTGAAGTCATCAAGAGTGATATTCATTTCCTCCGGAGTCGCAGAATAAGTGATGAATGCAAGATTTTCATCTTTCATCCAAGAACGAATCCAGTCGTTAAACTCATCCCACTCAATCTCTGTGAGACGCTCAGAGTTTTCCAATAGCGTCGTGCGAAGGGTTTTAAGAGGTGCATCATAGAGGTAGTTTTGTTTGAACTGCTCCATGAGATTGTAAGGAGCTTCAAGGTTGCCTTGAGCCAATACCTCTTTCATGCCTTGGTACATACTTCCCTTGACATGCTCAAACTCTTCTTTGCCAAATCCCTCGCGACGAATCCACTCCCTGACACTCAAGACTTGTTCCAAGGCTTCCAAGCTACGGCCTGCATATGGCACTACATCCCATGCATTTTGATGATATGAACGTACAAAAGGGCCATAGCTGACGGATGCAGAGAGGAATGTCTCTGTGCCATCGTTGCGGATAAGTCCGAAGCGTGATGGCGCAAGAGAATTGAAGATCTGTATACAAAGACTTTCAAAGGTATAGTCTCTGTCCTTGCGATCGGCCGGAAGATAGACTCTTTGGTAGATACCAAAGGAGTTGTGGTGATTCTCCTTGTCGATAAATCTGAAATACTCCGGTGTCGTATTGTCGGGGATGGTTATTTCTGATCTGACAGGAGCCTTCTTGGGAGCCGGAATCGATCCGAATAGTTCCTTGACCTTTGCCTCGTACAAGTCGATATCAATATCTCCAATGATCATGATACTCTGAAGATCGGGACGATACCACTTCTTATAGAACTTCTTCAGATCTTTGGCTTTGACCTTTTTCAATTGTTCTACATGACCGATTACATTGCGATACGCATATTTTGTATCATTATGTAGTACCGAAGCTATAGACTCTGTGAGTCTGCGATCTACAGTATTGCGCACCCTCCACTCTTCCATGATGATGTTTCGTTCTTTGTCCACATCTTTAGGCTTGATGGATATACCATTGCACCAGTCCTTGATGATAAACATCACAGAGTCGATCAGAACGGTATTGGAGGTAGGTATCGAGCCAATCTGATAACGAGTCTCGTTGATACCGGTCGATGCATCAAAAGTCTTGATGCCATGCTCCATGAAAAAGGTCATGACACCTCGAGGAAAGTGATCTGTGGCATTGAATGCCATGTGTTCCAGGTAATGGGCAAAGCCTTGCTCATTATCATCCTCGAGAATAGCACCTACATTTTGGAAAAGATAGAAGTTTACCTCCCCGGGGTTGTAGTTGGTCTTCGCTATGTAGTATGTCATCCCATTGGGAAGTACATCCTTTCGAATTCCCTTAGGTTGTGCCATGGCAGAAAAAACACCCATGACACTTAGCACTATAGATAAAATAATATTGGGCAATCTCATATTTTTATCAGTCTTAAAAAATGCCTGAAGTTTATAAATCATAGAGATGCTGATCAACGCTCAAGGAGCTCCAACTCTTGTAACTTCATCTGGATAGCATACTGGATCATCTGTTGGGCAGTAGGCATATCCACCATCTGAAGAGATTCGGCAAAGGCTTGATTATAGTACTTACGAGCCTCTACATACTCCTTCATATTCTTGTAAGAGTCTCCAATCATTACCATAAAGTTAGCTTTGTCCATGACGCTCTCTTCTGACTTGAGTGCGATCTTGATCCATTCTATCGCTTGGCGGTGATGCTCCGGTTTGAGTTTGTCCCCGGTTGCATAGTACAACTCCTGAGCTACTCTACCATAGTCTGATGAGAGAGCTTCGTCACCCAATTTCTGAAAGTATTCTTTCATGAGACTGATGTACGTGTCAGGCTCTTTGTGCTTGTAAAGAGTATATATGGCATCGTAGTAGAGCTTGGACTTCTCATAAGGAGAAATCGATGTCCCTGTAACAACATCATAGGCTCCCTTGTAATCAGTTTTGATGCGTTCCAAATAGGTTTTGTAAGTAGCATCCCCTTCTTTGACAAGACGAGTCATCGTGTTGTCATTGTGCTCGATGATGTAGTAAGCTACTGCATCTCCTACGGCTTCTTTCCACTGAGGCAAGTTTGCGACCATGAATTCCACCATTTCTGATACTCCTTCCTCTTCAGTTCGTCCCAAAGCC
This is a stretch of genomic DNA from Porphyromonas cangingivalis. It encodes these proteins:
- a CDS encoding M16 family metallopeptidase — translated: MAQPKGIRKDVLPNGMTYYIAKTNYNPGEVNFYLFQNVGAILEDDNEQGFAHYLEHMAFNATDHFPRGVMTFFMEHGIKTFDASTGINETRYQIGSIPTSNTVLIDSVMFIIKDWCNGISIKPKDVDKERNIIMEEWRVRNTVDRRLTESIASVLHNDTKYAYRNVIGHVEQLKKVKAKDLKKFYKKWYRPDLQSIMIIGDIDIDLYEAKVKELFGSIPAPKKAPVRSEITIPDNTTPEYFRFIDKENHHNSFGIYQRVYLPADRKDRDYTFESLCIQIFNSLAPSRFGLIRNDGTETFLSASVSYGPFVRSYHQNAWDVVPYAGRSLEALEQVLSVREWIRREGFGKEEFEHVKGSMYQGMKEVLAQGNLEAPYNLMEQFKQNYLYDAPLKTLRTTLLENSERLTEIEWDEFNDWIRSWMKDENLAFITYSATPEEMNITLDDFNRILAKVKAAPTMKPVKIDPIPAQLIDYEIPQGKIISDKVIKGLDAKEWTLANGGRVVYKNVPEMSGMFYFVASSEGGRSVIEPEDLPSYSAMQSLLMRSGLYKYNRNQLHNWVKDKKFEVSLSLTDYTEGLGGNSAVEAAEDFFKYVHLILSKHRFEREDFNRFVERKRHIFNGRGTAGMTAVQDSINALLYPASLYNPEENTAFFDKMKYDDLYRLFEGRFGNAGEFTFCVIGDISEERAKELVQRYIASLPGKPVSQREKVRYMDFSSPEKEIVKEFYVEKEGDSGEVELSFSNSKELSKSEVAALKILEGILQNRLFAELREKDGGTYSIGVNTSYTHLPQPSETLGIRFSTEKDKVKDLKDKTYQILEDIIAGKFTNDEFKKVHVPMILESRENAQDPSENPLLWIVLLNTYVETGEVPSIKSDFSSEDIEKISKEDVINLSKKIMDGAKKRDIVVKSFKQAHYGRIQN
- a CDS encoding thioredoxin domain-containing protein, which gives rise to MRAKILFIAYLAVSLFAVQAQESNEKGIKFFEGTFEEGLALAQKEQKLLFVDFYAQWCGPCKRMAKTVFTQEKVGAYFNDKFINMKLDAEADQNKAIAEKYKVEAFPTLGFFKSDGTPIAINTGSMGAEALIEAAKIAAGEAIGFEELYNMHRKDKNNLELQQQLLRQAPSFLSTQEGIDADKWIVRIRKLYRSYIEAKKGPALINAQDYIIISALGRTEEEGVSEMVEFMVANLPQWKEAVGDAVAYYIIEHNDNTMTRLVKEGDATYKTYLERIKTDYKGAYDVVTGTSISPYEKSKLYYDAIYTLYKHKEPDTYISLMKEYFQKLGDEALSSDYGRVAQELYYATGDKLKPEHHRQAIEWIKIALKSEESVMDKANFMVMIGDSYKNMKEYVEARKYYNQAFAESLQMVDMPTAQQMIQYAIQMKLQELELLER